From Bradysia coprophila strain Holo2 unplaced genomic scaffold, BU_Bcop_v1 contig_50, whole genome shotgun sequence, one genomic window encodes:
- the LOC119082944 gene encoding prostatic acid phosphatase-like yields MAYCLPYCVFIFAIFIMSICVWLGIENSPDLDLGENKRNSEADGELVFVHVLYRHGDRNPVMSTPGSKYTDLSYWPEGWGQLTTLGIQQEYSLGQWLRRRYNNFLSEVYHANDIYVRSSDVDRTIMSAQSVLAGLYPPHGKQMWKKNFFWQPIPVHTVPASMDYLIATNVPNCSSYENAMKQYLASDEMEKYYHSIQPIFDYLTLHIGKNISTYGELTVTRDTWICETTHKYKLPQWVGKLYPNNDDFERAAMTYYTLSSGTKFLSKFSIGFFLKDILDRFTSKIQNTLTPNRKMWMYSSHDLTAFSFLRSLKLLENQYVPYAAAITLELRKIGNEHIVQIFYKNSDKNPGPIDIPGCGTACPLSKMYEIYDDIIPKNDFDTECLIPEEADTRTDT; encoded by the exons ATGGCTTACTGTCTTCCCTATTGTGTGTTTATCTTTGCGATTTTTATAATGTCGATATGCGTTTGGTTGGGCATCGAAAATTCACCGGATCTGGATCTTGGTGAAAATAAGAGGAACTCAGAAGCTGATGGGGAGTTAGTGTTTGTTCATGTG CTTTATCGTCATGGTGATAGAAATCCAGTAATGTCCACACCAGGTAGTAAATACACTGATCTTTCTTACTGGCCCGAAGGATGGGGACAGTTGACTACT TTGGGAATACAACAAGAATACTCGCTCGGCCAATGGTTGCGGCGTAGATACAATAACTTTCTCAGTGAAGTATACCATGCCAATGACATTTATGTGCGATCATCCGACGTGGATCGAACTATAATGAGTGCACAGAGTGTATTGGCCGGGCTGTATCCACCTCACGGGAAACAAATgtggaagaaaaatttcttctggcAACCGATACCGGTACATACTGTACCGGCAAGTATGGATTATTTGATCGCAACAAATGTGCCCAACTGTTCGTCGTATGAAAATGCGATGAAGCAGTACTTAGCCTCGGATGAGATGGAAAAATATTATCATTCGATTCAGCCGATTTTCGACTATCTGACTTTGCACATTGGAAAAAACATCAGCACCTACGGCGAGCTGACGGTCACACGAGATACATGGATTTGTGAGACCACTCACAAGTACAA actTCCTCAATGGGTCGGGAAACTTTACCCGAACAACGATGATTTCGAACGAGCCGCTATGACATATTACACACTTTCCAGCGGAACAAAATTcctgtcaaaattttccatcggatttttcctCAAGGACATTCTCGACCGTTTCAcgtcgaaaattcaaaatacttTAACACCGAACCGCAAAATGTGGATGTACAGCTCGCACGACTTGACTGCATTCAGTTTTTTGCGTTCACTGAAACTTTTAGAA AATCAGTACGTGCCGTATGCTGCAGCTATTACTttggaattgcgaaaaattggaaatgaacACATTGTTCagatattttacaaaaactcCGACAAAAATCCAGGACCAATTGATATACCTGGATGTGGAACCGCCTGTCCGTTATCGAAAATGTACGAAATTTATGATGATATCATAccgaaaaatgatttcgatACTGAATGTCTCATACCGGAAGAGGCGGACACGAGGACAGATACTTAA
- the LOC119082946 gene encoding beta-1,3-glucan-binding protein-like — protein sequence MNSFRFAVIVSILGSKLTFACEPTVTTVSGTIAPQHFCSGDLIFEETFDSLNLSKWRHEVTLAGGGNWEFQWYVTDDINSYTQEGNLHIVPTFTSAIFGHKFLYSAHVVIPPDECTIDWHYGCERQGTRQNIINPIRSARVDTMNSFSFKYGSVEIRAKMPEGDWLWPALWMMPTESVYGDWPVSGEIDIMEMRGNKALYADGGHVGNQQCSSTVHFGPSDRVKNEWPLAHFARNQNQPFSDNFHTYKLTWTPEGLAFSVDDIVTGKINPENGFWYYGGFESSGLQNPWQNATLLAPFDQEFHIILNLAIGGTNFFADSFVNVPFPKPWLNTSPRPRADFWENRRFWDPTWDRDSSDQSHLQVDYVRVWAL from the exons ATGAATAGTTTTAGATTTGCGGTAATAGTTAGCATATTAGGAAGCAAACTTACGTTTGCTTGTGAGCCAACTGTGACAACAGTGAGTGGAACAATAGCACCCCAACATTTCTGTTCGGGTGATTTGATATTTGAAGAAACATTTGATTCTCTAAATTTATCTAAATGGCGACATGAAGTTACATTGGCCGGTGGGGGCAACTGGGAATTTCAGTGGTACGTCACCGATGACATAAACTCGTACACTCAGGAAGGAAACCTTCACATCGTACCAACCTTTACTTCAGCCATATTCGGGCACAAGTTCCTATATAGTGCCCATGTTGTTATACCACCAGATGAGTGCACCATCGATTGGCACTACGGCTGTGAGAGACAGGGAACGCGACAGAATATCATAAATCCGATTAGAAGTGCTCGAGTGGatacaatgaattcattttcattcaaatacgGATCCGTAGAAATTCGTGCAAAGATGCCGGAAGGTGACTGGTTATGGCCGGCACTGTGGATGATGCCCACGGAGAGTGTTTACGGTGACTGGCCAGTTTCTGGTGAAATTGATATTATGGAAATGAGAGGAAATAAAGCATTGTATGCTGATGGTGGACATGTTGGTAATCAGCAATGTTCGAGTACGGTTCACTTTGGACCGTCTGATCGTGTGAAGAATGAGTGGCCACTAGCACATTTTGCGAGGAACCAAAATCAACCATTCAGTGACAACTTTCACACATACAAACTCACATGGACTCCAGAAGGACTGGCATTTTCGGTCGATGATATTGTGACCGGAAAGATTAACCCGGAAAATGGATTTTGGTATTATGGAGGTTTTGAATCTAGTGGACTGCAAAATCCCTGGCAAAATGCAACGCTGCTAGCTCCATTTGACCAAGAATTTCATATTATTCTGAATTTGGCTATCGGCGGCACTAATTTCTTTGCTGACTCATTTGTAAACGTACCATTTCCAAAGCCATG GTTGAATACTTCTCCACGTCCTAGAGCtgatttttgggaaaacagaAGGTTTTGGGATCCAACATGGGATAGAGATAGTTCAGACCAGTCCCACCTTCAAGTTGATTATGTTCGAGTTTGGGCATTGTAG
- the LOC119082947 gene encoding uncharacterized protein LOC119082947, with translation MDQRKTKDLQEVDIEILFWGPVGEKDTGHAALHVVKPELYISFWPSVDSPGLDRVPSKAMSYADDLHETGMGREPSSVYKARIGLDMKAVSEFWELQQKKDYFVVGNNCSTAVIEALRAGNDAFKVSPYGPDLNIKDDFFVGPYTREVVEIYEKLESFLQEAALNGSNKN, from the exons ATGGACCAACGAAAAACTAAAGATTTGCAAGAAGTCGATATTGAAATCTTGTTTTGGGGTCCTGTAGGGGAAAAAGATACTGGACATGCTGCGTTGCATGTAGTGAAGCCTGAGTTGTATATCAGCTTTTGGCCAAGCGTTGATAGTCCCGGGCTGGATAGGGTTCCATCCAAGGCCATGTCTTATGCAGATGACCTACATGAAAC AGGTATGGGTAGAGAGCCAAGTTCCGTGTACAAAGCAAGAATTGGTTTAGACATGAAAGCTGTGAGCGAATTCTGGGAATTACAGCAGAAGAAAGACTACTTTGTCGTCGGAAATAATTGCAGTACTGCTGTGATAGAAGCTTTGAGGGCTGGAAATGATGCCTTTAAAGTTAGTCCGTATGGGCCTGATTTGAATA TTAAAGATGACTTTTTTGTAGGACCGTATACGAGAGAAGTTGtggaaatttatgaaaagttagaatcGTTTCTACAGGAAGCTGCACTGAATGGTAGTAACAAGAACTGA
- the LOC119082874 gene encoding lipase member H-like, protein MRLIVCALLIAVAGANPFNRTNNVIEPIVKAEDWRLVPDTDYKLHLINVNDVPSEIEPTFVGERDMIFRLFTSSNPITPQTIQIRNDAQLQNSNFNPTHRTRFFIHGWTQGGPDTANIYRDAYLALGNFNIFAVDWGVGAQDPNYIASRNRVGDVGRTTAAYIDWLNTRGLAFSNIVVLGHSLGAHAAGHTGKAVRNGRLPVIVAIDPAGPLFSLANPGDRVDFSDADHVEVLATDTLFLGFEQPIGHATFYPNGGNRQPGCEGEVAGACSHVIAAAFMVESINPLRTFGAIRCQNFDAIRNNNCVSSGPSRNMGGEPVVDDNTRSPPGSVYFLRTNPTSPFSQGPV, encoded by the exons ATGAGGTTGATAGTGTGTGCTTTACTTATCGCAGTTG CTGGAGCCAATCCGTTCAACAGAACAAACAATGTAATCGAGCCTATCGTAAAGGCAGAAGATTGGAGATTGGTTCCTGACACTGATTACAAGTTACACTTGATAAATGTAAACGATGTACCTTCGGAAATCGAACCAACATTCGTTGGAGAGAGGGACATGATCTTCCGTTTGTTCACTAGTAGCAATCCCATTACTCcacaaacaattcaaattcGTAACGATGCCCAACTACAGAACAGTAATTTCAATCCCACACATCGTACAAGATTCTTTATCCACGGATGGACTCAAGGTGGTCCCGATACCGCAAACATTTATCGAGACGCCTACCTAGCATTAggtaatttcaatattttcgctGTTGATTGGGGAGTTGGAGCACaag ATCCGAATTATATTGCTAGTCGCAATCGTGTTGGGGATGTTGGTCGAACAACGGCTGCATACATTGACTGGTTGAATACACGCGGACTTGCTTTCTCCAATATTGTTGTTTTAG GCCACTCGCTCGGAGCCCATGCAGCAGGACATACCGGAAAGGCTGTAAGGAATGGCAGACTTCCAGTGATTGTTGCGATCGATCCAGCAGGACCTCTATTCTCTTTGGCAAATCCTGGCGACCGTGTCGACTTTTCCGATGCCGATCACGTTGAAGTTCTTGCCACAGACACGTTGTTCTTAGGTTTCGAACAGCCCATTGGACACG CCACGTTCTATCCAAACGGAGGTAACAGACAACCTGGTTGCGAAGGAGAAGTTGCTGGGGCATGTAGTCATGTAATAGCCGCTGCATTTATGGTTGAATCAATAAATCCTTTGCGGACATTTGGGGCAATTCGCTGTCAAAATTTCGATGCGATCAGAAATAATAATTGCGTTTCGAGTGGACCCAGTCGGAATATGGGTGGTGAGCCAGTCGTTGATGATAATACTAGGAGTCCACCCGGGTCGGTGTATTTCTTGAGAACGAATCCTACCAGTCCTTTCTCTCAAGGCCctgtttaa